A genome region from Methanobacterium subterraneum includes the following:
- the polX gene encoding DNA polymerase/3'-5' exonuclease PolX, whose protein sequence is MQNQKVASILNRVADYLEMDGPDFRTKAYRRAAHTIETLSVDIADIKKQGKLEELPGIGKHIHAKIEEILDTGSLEYLENLKKEFPLDLDALMSVEGLGPKKIKLLYQELGIKNLDDLEKEAKRHHIRRLKGMGAKTEAKILQNLEFARKSTGRQLLGEVLPLSSLIKQRISALDLVEQVEIAGSIRRRKETVGDIDVLTVTQHPDEVMDFFNRMDLVEEVIVKGHSKSTVRLFNGMDADIRVFKEDDFGSAMVYFTGSRELNISLRKIAISQGMKLNEYGVFHDEKRLAGKTEVDVFQALGMDYIPPELRENTGEIEAAQEGKLPLLVDYGDIKGDLHIHTNWSDGKSSIMEMALEASQRDYEYLAITDHTCIPVARGMDENRLIKQMGEIDRVNHELEDITLLKGAEVNLDSYGNLDMPRDLLEELDIVIAAVHSDLRQDPEKMNERILRALENDYVDILAHPTGRKLKERKPYQLNIENLFSKARETETILEINSQPKRLDLKDMHVKMAVEYGCQLSVSTDSHHTHDLSFMELGVATARRGWAEKKDIVNTFSLKKLLKLIS, encoded by the coding sequence ATGCAGAATCAGAAAGTGGCATCTATTCTAAACCGAGTGGCGGATTATCTGGAAATGGATGGGCCGGATTTTCGTACCAAAGCCTACCGCAGAGCAGCTCACACCATTGAAACACTCAGTGTGGATATTGCTGATATTAAGAAACAGGGAAAACTGGAGGAACTTCCAGGGATAGGTAAACATATTCATGCGAAAATTGAGGAGATACTGGATACTGGAAGTCTGGAATACCTGGAAAATTTAAAGAAAGAGTTTCCTCTGGATCTGGATGCGTTAATGTCAGTGGAGGGATTGGGTCCTAAGAAAATAAAACTCCTCTACCAGGAGTTGGGGATAAAGAATTTAGACGATTTGGAGAAAGAGGCTAAAAGGCATCATATTCGCAGATTGAAGGGAATGGGTGCTAAAACAGAGGCTAAAATTCTCCAAAACTTGGAATTTGCCCGTAAAAGCACGGGAAGACAGTTACTGGGTGAAGTTCTACCCCTGTCATCTTTAATCAAACAGAGGATAAGTGCCCTGGATTTGGTGGAACAGGTGGAAATCGCTGGCTCCATCCGCCGCAGAAAAGAAACAGTGGGAGATATCGACGTACTAACTGTAACCCAACATCCGGATGAGGTGATGGATTTCTTCAACCGAATGGATCTGGTTGAAGAGGTAATAGTTAAGGGACATTCCAAATCAACAGTGAGACTATTCAATGGAATGGACGCCGATATCCGGGTTTTCAAGGAGGATGACTTTGGTTCAGCAATGGTTTACTTTACTGGTTCTCGTGAGTTAAACATCAGTCTGAGGAAAATAGCCATATCCCAGGGTATGAAACTCAATGAATACGGAGTATTCCATGATGAAAAAAGACTGGCTGGTAAAACCGAAGTTGATGTTTTCCAGGCATTGGGTATGGATTACATTCCACCAGAACTCCGGGAAAACACCGGTGAGATAGAAGCTGCCCAGGAAGGCAAACTCCCCCTACTGGTGGATTATGGGGATATAAAGGGCGATCTGCACATACACACCAACTGGAGTGATGGGAAAAGCAGCATCATGGAAATGGCCCTGGAAGCATCCCAGAGGGATTATGAGTACCTGGCCATCACCGATCATACTTGCATCCCAGTGGCCAGAGGTATGGATGAAAATAGATTAATTAAACAGATGGGTGAAATTGACAGGGTAAACCATGAACTGGAGGACATCACCCTGCTAAAGGGTGCAGAGGTTAACCTGGATTCTTATGGTAACCTGGATATGCCGAGGGATTTGTTGGAAGAGTTGGATATAGTTATAGCAGCTGTACACTCCGATCTTCGCCAGGATCCGGAAAAAATGAATGAAAGAATTCTAAGGGCCCTGGAAAATGATTATGTGGATATATTAGCTCATCCTACCGGGCGGAAGCTTAAAGAAAGAAAGCCGTACCAATTAAATATTGAAAATTTATTCAGTAAGGCCCGGGAAACAGAAACCATTCTTGAAATTAATTCCCAACCTAAAAGGCTTGATTTGAAGGATATGCATGTTAAAATGGCTGTAGAATATGGTTGCCAGTTGTCAGTGAGTACAGATAGTCATCATACTCATGATCTAAGTTTTATGGAACTGGGGGTGGCCACCGCACGCAGGGGCTGGGCTGAGAAGAAGGATATTGTAAACACTTTCTCCCTTAAAAAGTTGTTAAAACTGATTAGTTGA